In Cytobacillus oceanisediminis, the following proteins share a genomic window:
- the dat gene encoding D-amino-acid transaminase: protein MEYVILNGDLIERSEAKVDIEDRGYQFGDGVYEVIRVYNGKMFTADEHLERLLESGRKIELDIPYSIGQLKQMLAEMIERNNLELGIVYMQFSRGTSPRNHAYPGADVAPVLTAYTRETSRPVESMRNGVKASLIEDIRWLRCDIKSLNLLGNIMAKQKAAQSGCYEAIQHRGDTVTEGSSSNIAIVKDGTLYTHPATNLILNGITRRKINEICRENGVALEESAFTKEDLLDADEVFMSSTSAEITPITEIEGKPIGNGSPGPITNKLQNLFEEAIEKQCGSLTVKIR from the coding sequence ATGGAATATGTTATTTTAAACGGAGACTTGATTGAACGATCAGAAGCGAAAGTAGATATCGAGGACCGGGGCTATCAATTTGGTGATGGCGTCTATGAAGTAATCCGCGTCTATAACGGAAAAATGTTTACGGCAGATGAGCACCTTGAAAGGCTTCTTGAGAGCGGAAGGAAAATAGAGCTCGATATCCCTTATTCTATAGGGCAGCTTAAACAGATGCTTGCAGAGATGATCGAAAGGAATAATCTTGAACTGGGAATCGTATATATGCAATTTTCCAGGGGGACTTCTCCAAGAAATCATGCTTATCCTGGTGCAGACGTTGCACCAGTGCTTACCGCCTATACCCGTGAAACCTCAAGACCTGTTGAGAGCATGAGAAATGGTGTTAAGGCTAGTTTGATTGAAGATATACGCTGGCTGCGCTGTGACATAAAGAGTCTGAACTTGCTTGGCAATATCATGGCAAAGCAAAAAGCAGCACAATCGGGCTGCTATGAAGCGATTCAGCATCGCGGGGATACGGTGACTGAAGGGAGTTCCTCCAATATTGCAATCGTAAAAGATGGGACACTATATACTCATCCAGCAACAAATCTGATCCTAAATGGCATTACCCGCCGTAAGATCAATGAGATCTGCAGGGAAAATGGAGTTGCACTTGAGGAATCTGCTTTTACAAAGGAAGATCTTCTGGACGCGGATGAAGTCTTTATGTCCAGTACATCAGCTGAAATTACTCCGATTACAGAGATTGAAGGAAAGCCGATTGGTAATGGAAGTCCTGGTCCCATCACAAATAAATTACAGAACCTTTTTGAAGAGGCAATTGAAAAACAGTGCGGCAGTTTGACGGTAAAAATTAGATAG
- the pepV gene encoding dipeptidase PepV, with protein sequence MNVLDWQKEVNNRKDALIEDTQKLLRIKSLLDEENAAEDAPLGEGVKEALDFMLELGEKDGFTVKNVGSLAGHLEFGEGEEIVGVLCHVDVVPEGDGWTSDPFGAEIRDGKIFARGAIDDKGPTMAAYYAMKIVKELELPLSKRVRMIIGTDEESDWRCVEHYFKHEEMPAMGFAPDADFPIIYAEKGLSDFDLVQIGHTEEIDREVLAEVVHFQSGRRYNMVPDFAKASLVVHLEHTEVVQRYIDFLKKTELEGKYYIDNGELILELQGVSAHGMEPDNGKNAGILMASFLASLQLDEKACQYFQFVSRYLCDDSRGRKLGIACTDEITGDLTVNVGKLSYTKENGGRLGLNVRYPVTNNMDDTKNKLQSLIEDEHFRLENFTDAKPHHVEEDDFLIQTLKKVYEQQTGEKAELLSIGGGTYARSLKSGVAFGPLFPGREDVAHQKDEYVFIEDLIKAAAIYAQAIYELAK encoded by the coding sequence ATGAACGTATTGGATTGGCAAAAAGAGGTTAATAACAGAAAAGACGCTTTAATTGAAGATACTCAAAAACTTTTGAGAATTAAAAGCCTGCTGGATGAAGAGAATGCAGCAGAGGATGCGCCCCTTGGTGAAGGTGTCAAGGAAGCGCTCGATTTCATGCTTGAACTTGGAGAAAAGGATGGATTCACTGTCAAAAATGTCGGCAGCCTGGCTGGTCATCTGGAATTTGGAGAGGGTGAAGAAATTGTTGGTGTACTTTGTCATGTCGACGTAGTTCCTGAAGGAGATGGATGGACTAGCGACCCATTTGGTGCAGAAATTCGCGATGGAAAGATTTTTGCCAGAGGTGCGATCGACGACAAAGGCCCAACGATGGCTGCTTATTATGCTATGAAGATTGTAAAGGAATTAGAGCTGCCATTAAGCAAACGGGTCCGAATGATTATTGGAACAGATGAAGAAAGTGACTGGCGCTGTGTAGAGCATTATTTTAAACACGAAGAAATGCCAGCAATGGGATTTGCACCTGATGCAGATTTCCCAATCATCTATGCAGAAAAGGGCCTCTCTGATTTTGATCTTGTCCAAATTGGCCATACCGAAGAAATAGACAGGGAAGTATTGGCAGAGGTCGTGCATTTCCAATCAGGAAGAAGATATAACATGGTTCCTGATTTTGCAAAAGCTAGTCTTGTAGTCCATCTTGAACACACTGAAGTGGTGCAAAGGTATATTGATTTCCTGAAAAAGACTGAGCTTGAAGGAAAGTATTACATAGATAACGGCGAACTGATTCTGGAGCTTCAGGGGGTATCGGCTCATGGGATGGAGCCTGATAATGGGAAAAATGCAGGTATTCTAATGGCATCATTCCTGGCATCCCTTCAGCTGGATGAGAAGGCATGCCAATATTTTCAGTTTGTATCACGATACTTATGTGATGATTCCAGAGGAAGAAAGCTTGGCATCGCCTGTACGGATGAGATTACCGGTGATTTAACCGTTAATGTAGGAAAACTTTCATATACGAAAGAAAATGGCGGCCGTTTAGGCCTTAATGTACGGTATCCCGTCACTAACAATATGGATGATACGAAAAATAAGCTTCAGTCATTGATTGAAGACGAACATTTCAGATTAGAGAATTTCACTGATGCCAAGCCGCATCATGTGGAAGAAGATGATTTTCTTATCCAAACCCTGAAAAAAGTGTATGAACAGCAGACTGGCGAAAAGGCAGAGCTTTTATCCATTGGCGGGGGCACATATGCACGTTCCTTGAAGTCTGGTGTGGCGTTTGGCCCGCTTTTCCCAGGCAGGGAAGACGTGGCCCATCAAAAAGATGAATATGTGTTTATTGAGGATTTAATAAAAGCTGCAGCTATTTATGCACAGGCGATTTATGAACTTGCGAAATAG
- the thpR gene encoding RNA 2',3'-cyclic phosphodiesterase, producing MSKQLNDHFFFALKLPDEIKGKLKEYCGNLSSKLPFSRWVHHEDYHITLAFLGSAPQENLQKAAKLVADSIRNEKRFPLHICKLGVFGKQDAPRIFWCGTQQDKHLQELRSKVYSACQEAGFELETRPFKPHITMARKWAGTHPFQESMLDDNSPFIDGLLEFKASEVVLYQTHLDKTPKYESIAIFPLLAE from the coding sequence GTGTCCAAACAATTGAATGATCATTTTTTCTTTGCGTTGAAATTACCGGATGAAATAAAGGGAAAATTGAAAGAATACTGCGGGAATTTAAGTTCAAAGCTGCCTTTTAGCCGCTGGGTCCATCATGAGGATTATCATATTACACTAGCATTTCTTGGGTCTGCCCCCCAAGAAAATCTGCAGAAAGCAGCCAAGCTTGTCGCTGACTCAATCAGAAACGAAAAAAGATTTCCCCTTCATATCTGCAAACTTGGCGTATTCGGAAAACAAGACGCGCCAAGAATTTTCTGGTGTGGAACACAGCAGGACAAACATCTCCAAGAATTAAGATCGAAAGTATATTCAGCATGTCAAGAAGCGGGCTTTGAATTGGAGACAAGACCATTTAAACCTCATATCACAATGGCAAGAAAATGGGCTGGCACTCATCCATTTCAGGAAAGTATGCTGGACGATAACAGTCCATTTATAGACGGGCTCCTTGAATTTAAGGCTTCAGAAGTAGTCCTATACCAGACCCATCTGGACAAAACACCGAAATATGAAAGCATTGCCATCTTTCCGCTTTTGGCGGAATAA
- the cysK gene encoding cysteine synthase A, with translation MKVVNNLADLIGDTPLVKLNKLAPENGASIYAKLEFYNPSRSVKDRAAYNMIVEAEKAGKLKPGSTIIEPTSGNTGIGLAMNAAARGYKAILVMPDTMTAERINLLKAYGAEVFLTPGDDKMPGAIKKANELAEEIPNSFVPMQFENRANPDAHRHSTAVEIIEGMKEIGKPLSAFVATAGTGGTITGTGEVLKEHYTGLEVHVVEPKGSPVLSGGKPGRHKLVGTSPGFVPEILNTDVYDEIHQIKDEEAYDTTRRMAREEGILVGPSSGAACYAAIQVAKRLKPDDVVVFIVCDTGERYLSSDLFQFE, from the coding sequence ATGAAAGTTGTCAACAATCTCGCGGACTTAATTGGAGATACTCCACTTGTTAAATTAAATAAGCTCGCCCCTGAAAATGGAGCAAGTATTTATGCAAAGCTTGAATTCTACAATCCAAGCCGCAGTGTAAAAGACCGTGCGGCATATAATATGATTGTCGAAGCTGAGAAAGCAGGCAAATTGAAACCAGGTTCAACCATTATTGAACCAACCAGCGGAAACACCGGCATCGGGCTTGCAATGAATGCAGCAGCACGCGGCTATAAGGCCATTCTGGTTATGCCTGATACCATGACGGCAGAGCGCATCAACCTTTTGAAAGCATATGGAGCAGAAGTTTTCCTGACTCCTGGAGATGACAAAATGCCCGGTGCTATTAAAAAAGCAAATGAACTGGCGGAGGAAATTCCTAACAGCTTTGTGCCGATGCAATTTGAAAATAGGGCTAACCCTGATGCACACCGCCATTCAACTGCAGTCGAAATTATTGAGGGCATGAAGGAAATCGGCAAACCACTTTCTGCCTTCGTTGCCACAGCAGGTACGGGCGGCACGATTACCGGTACAGGTGAAGTTTTGAAAGAGCATTATACTGGATTGGAAGTGCATGTTGTAGAGCCAAAAGGCTCACCTGTCCTATCGGGCGGAAAGCCTGGCAGGCACAAGCTTGTCGGCACAAGTCCCGGATTTGTTCCGGAAATTCTCAATACGGATGTTTATGATGAAATCCATCAAATCAAAGATGAAGAAGCATATGATACGACACGCAGAATGGCAAGAGAAGAAGGGATATTAGTCGGTCCATCCTCAGGAGCAGCCTGCTATGCCGCCATCCAGGTAGCAAAAAGGTTAAAGCCGGATGATGTTGTCGTATTTATTGTGTGTGATACTGGAGAAAGATATCTTTCAAGCGATCTGTTTCAGTTTGAATAA